In the genome of Hippoglossus hippoglossus isolate fHipHip1 chromosome 12, fHipHip1.pri, whole genome shotgun sequence, one region contains:
- the il11ra gene encoding interleukin-11 receptor subunit alpha isoform X2 has protein sequence MPGLLSSPVCLTVIWFLSLSLHPSCAQIWTDEVSGVQYGHLESNVTLACGKSQIRTPVVWHLNHSSALPWHKVTSNGTLVLLQVDHSAQGIYSCYDARGLLLHSVKLRLGHSPGLLSVSCQVPNHTHVRCSWVDSVRTFLPAQYNASFKGNSLEWRPCVVDVARKHCDVDHPAFWQTSHTLRVTETNALGSLITFHIVKLHKLLKPDPPESVSVKELEGYPKRLVVSWKFPSSWPQDDAFPLVFHIRYRPQGSMHWAEFYSEESPVVVLDALAGHLHQVQIQARDEVDAESQWSEWSPLLLMRPWEAYTTTTEPTEEPEGTFPEKPETSTAKTHNPVIEGEGNLGLVILLVLFSVVLLITVPSLIYVVCVSCFQGEAEAE, from the exons TGTCAGGCGTGCAGTACGGGCACTTGGAGTCGAATGTGACACTGGCATGCGGGAAGTCGCAAATCAG GACGCCTGTGGTGTGGCATCTCAACCACAGCTCAGCGCTGCCATGGCACAAAGTGACATCGAACGGCACCTTGGTCCTGCTGCAGGTCGACCACTCGGCACAGGGCATCTACAGCTGCTACGATGCCCGCGGGCTGCTCCTTCACTCTGTCAAACTCCGGCTTGGTC ATTCCCCCGGGCTGCTGAGTGTTTCCTGTCAAGTGCCCaatcacacacacgtgcgcTGCTCCTGGGTGGACTCGGTGAGGACCTTCCTGCCAGCCCAGTACAACGCCTCCTTCAA GGGCAACAGTCTTGAGTGGAGGCCATGTGTCGTGGATGTCGCCCGCAAGCATTGTGATGTAGACCACCCCGCCTTCTGGCAGACCTCTCACACTCTTAGAGTCACGGAGACCAACGCCCTGGGGTCTTTGATCACATTTCACATCGTCAAGTTACACAAGCTAT TGAAGCCAGACCCTCCAGAGTCTGTGTCGGTGAAGGAGCTAGAAGGTTATCCAAAGAGGCTGGTCGTCTCCTGGAAGTTTCCCTCCTCCTGGCCGCAGGACGATGCATTTCCCCTGGTGTTTCACATCAGATACAGGCCACAGGGCTCCATGCACTGGGCCGAG TTCTACTCGGAGGAGAGTCCAGTTGTGGTATTAGACGCCCTGGCTGGCCACCTGCACCAGGTGCAGATTCAAGCCCGCGATGAGGTGGACGCAGAGAGCCAGTGGAGTGAATGGAGTCCCCTGCTTCTCATGCGGCCCTGGGAAG CCTACACCACCACGACTGAACCCACCGAGGAGCCAGAGGGTACATTCCCAGAAAAGCCTGAGACCTCgactgcaaaaacacaca ATCCTGTGATTGAAGGTGAAGGTAATTTGGGTTTGGTGATTTTGCTGGTATTGTTCTCCGTGGTCCTCCTCATCACCGTCCCCTCCCTCATCTATGTCGTGtg TGTCTCTTG tttccagGGTGAGGCAGAGGCGGAGTGA
- the il11ra gene encoding interleukin-11 receptor subunit alpha isoform X3, which produces MPGLLSSPVCLTVIWFLSLSLHPSCAQIWTDEVSGVQYGHLESNVTLACGKSQIRTPVVWHLNHSSALPWHKVTSNGTLVLLQVDHSAQGIYSCYDARGLLLHSVKLRLGHSPGLLSVSCQVPNHTHVRCSWVDSVRTFLPAQYNASFKGNSLEWRPCVVDVARKHCDVDHPAFWQTSHTLRVTETNALGSLITFHIVKLHKLLKPDPPESVSVKELEGYPKRLVVSWKFPSSWPQDDAFPLVFHIRYRPQGSMHWAEFYSEESPVVVLDALAGHLHQVQIQARDEVDAESQWSEWSPLLLMRPWEAYTTTTEPTEEPEGTFPEKPETSTAKTHNPVIEGEGNLGLVILLVLFSVVLLITVPSLIYVVCFLYFQGEAEAE; this is translated from the exons TGTCAGGCGTGCAGTACGGGCACTTGGAGTCGAATGTGACACTGGCATGCGGGAAGTCGCAAATCAG GACGCCTGTGGTGTGGCATCTCAACCACAGCTCAGCGCTGCCATGGCACAAAGTGACATCGAACGGCACCTTGGTCCTGCTGCAGGTCGACCACTCGGCACAGGGCATCTACAGCTGCTACGATGCCCGCGGGCTGCTCCTTCACTCTGTCAAACTCCGGCTTGGTC ATTCCCCCGGGCTGCTGAGTGTTTCCTGTCAAGTGCCCaatcacacacacgtgcgcTGCTCCTGGGTGGACTCGGTGAGGACCTTCCTGCCAGCCCAGTACAACGCCTCCTTCAA GGGCAACAGTCTTGAGTGGAGGCCATGTGTCGTGGATGTCGCCCGCAAGCATTGTGATGTAGACCACCCCGCCTTCTGGCAGACCTCTCACACTCTTAGAGTCACGGAGACCAACGCCCTGGGGTCTTTGATCACATTTCACATCGTCAAGTTACACAAGCTAT TGAAGCCAGACCCTCCAGAGTCTGTGTCGGTGAAGGAGCTAGAAGGTTATCCAAAGAGGCTGGTCGTCTCCTGGAAGTTTCCCTCCTCCTGGCCGCAGGACGATGCATTTCCCCTGGTGTTTCACATCAGATACAGGCCACAGGGCTCCATGCACTGGGCCGAG TTCTACTCGGAGGAGAGTCCAGTTGTGGTATTAGACGCCCTGGCTGGCCACCTGCACCAGGTGCAGATTCAAGCCCGCGATGAGGTGGACGCAGAGAGCCAGTGGAGTGAATGGAGTCCCCTGCTTCTCATGCGGCCCTGGGAAG CCTACACCACCACGACTGAACCCACCGAGGAGCCAGAGGGTACATTCCCAGAAAAGCCTGAGACCTCgactgcaaaaacacaca ATCCTGTGATTGAAGGTGAAGGTAATTTGGGTTTGGTGATTTTGCTGGTATTGTTCTCCGTGGTCCTCCTCATCACCGTCCCCTCCCTCATCTATGTCGTGtg ttttttatatttccagGGTGAGGCAGAGGCGGAGTGA
- the il11ra gene encoding interleukin-11 receptor subunit alpha isoform X1 produces the protein MPGLLSSPVCLTVIWFLSLSLHPSCAQIWTDEVSGVQYGHLESNVTLACGKSQIRTPVVWHLNHSSALPWHKVTSNGTLVLLQVDHSAQGIYSCYDARGLLLHSVKLRLGHSPGLLSVSCQVPNHTHVRCSWVDSVRTFLPAQYNASFKGNSLEWRPCVVDVARKHCDVDHPAFWQTSHTLRVTETNALGSLITFHIVKLHKLLKPDPPESVSVKELEGYPKRLVVSWKFPSSWPQDDAFPLVFHIRYRPQGSMHWAEFYSEESPVVVLDALAGHLHQVQIQARDEVDAESQWSEWSPLLLMRPWEAYTTTTEPTEEPEGTFPEKPETSTAKTHNPVIEGEGNLGLVILLVLFSVVLLITVPSLIYVVWVRQRRSDHVTKQELTSMVKMKSMPI, from the exons TGTCAGGCGTGCAGTACGGGCACTTGGAGTCGAATGTGACACTGGCATGCGGGAAGTCGCAAATCAG GACGCCTGTGGTGTGGCATCTCAACCACAGCTCAGCGCTGCCATGGCACAAAGTGACATCGAACGGCACCTTGGTCCTGCTGCAGGTCGACCACTCGGCACAGGGCATCTACAGCTGCTACGATGCCCGCGGGCTGCTCCTTCACTCTGTCAAACTCCGGCTTGGTC ATTCCCCCGGGCTGCTGAGTGTTTCCTGTCAAGTGCCCaatcacacacacgtgcgcTGCTCCTGGGTGGACTCGGTGAGGACCTTCCTGCCAGCCCAGTACAACGCCTCCTTCAA GGGCAACAGTCTTGAGTGGAGGCCATGTGTCGTGGATGTCGCCCGCAAGCATTGTGATGTAGACCACCCCGCCTTCTGGCAGACCTCTCACACTCTTAGAGTCACGGAGACCAACGCCCTGGGGTCTTTGATCACATTTCACATCGTCAAGTTACACAAGCTAT TGAAGCCAGACCCTCCAGAGTCTGTGTCGGTGAAGGAGCTAGAAGGTTATCCAAAGAGGCTGGTCGTCTCCTGGAAGTTTCCCTCCTCCTGGCCGCAGGACGATGCATTTCCCCTGGTGTTTCACATCAGATACAGGCCACAGGGCTCCATGCACTGGGCCGAG TTCTACTCGGAGGAGAGTCCAGTTGTGGTATTAGACGCCCTGGCTGGCCACCTGCACCAGGTGCAGATTCAAGCCCGCGATGAGGTGGACGCAGAGAGCCAGTGGAGTGAATGGAGTCCCCTGCTTCTCATGCGGCCCTGGGAAG CCTACACCACCACGACTGAACCCACCGAGGAGCCAGAGGGTACATTCCCAGAAAAGCCTGAGACCTCgactgcaaaaacacaca ATCCTGTGATTGAAGGTGAAGGTAATTTGGGTTTGGTGATTTTGCTGGTATTGTTCTCCGTGGTCCTCCTCATCACCGTCCCCTCCCTCATCTATGTCGTGtg GGTGAGGCAGAGGCGGAGTGATCACGTGACCAAACAGGAACTCACCTCTATGGTCAAGATGAAATCCATGCCAATCTaa